AAGCGCCAGCATCGCACAGGAACTGCCGGGCAAGTTCGACGGCGTCACCATTGATGCCAAGCTGATCGGCGGCCAACAGTATGAAGCTCTCTACGCCCGCATTGCAGAGTGGGAGGAAGCCACCGGCGCAAAGGTCAATGTGGTCTCGAAGAAGAACCACTTCGAGCTCGACAAGGAAATCAAGTCGGATATCGCAACCGGCACCTTGAGCTGGTGCGTGGGTTCCAACCACTCCTCTTTCGCGCCTCAGTATCCAGGCATCTATGCGGATCTGAACGCCCTGCTTCCCGAAGACGAGATCGCGGCTTTCGTGCCGGCCAATATCAGCGCCTCTACGCTTGACGGAAAGCTGGTCATGCTGCCGCGCGCGCAGTTCGACGTTTCCGCGCTCTACTACCAGAAGAGCCTTTACGAGGACGAAGCCAAGGCAGCCGAATTCAAGGAGAAATACGGCTACGACCTGACGCCGCCCGACACCTGGGAAGAAGTCGCCGACCAGGCCGAGTTCTTCGCCAATCCGCCGGATTTCTACGGCACCCAATATGCCGGCAAGGAAGAAGCGATCAATGGCCGCTTCTACGAGTTGCTGGTTGCTGAAGGCGGCGAGTATCTGAACGCCGACGGCGAACCCGCTTTCAATTCGGAAGCAGGCGTGCGCGCACTTGACTGGTTCGTCAATCTCTACAAGGCGAAGGCCGTGCCTGCAGGCACCACGAACTATCTGTGGGATGATCTGGGTCAGGGTTTCGCTTCCGGTACGGTTGCCCTCAATCTGGACTGGCCGGGCTGGGCGGCATTCTTCAATGATCCGCAATCCTCCAAGGTTGCCGGCAATGTCGGCGTGAAGGTTCAGCCGAAGGGTTCATCCGGCACGCGCACCGGCTGGTCCGGCCATCACGGTTTCTCCGTCACCGAAAACTGCGACAGCAAGGAAGCGGCTGCTTCGCTTGTTTGGTTCCTGACCAACGAGGACAGCCAGAAGCTTGAGGCCGCTGCAGGCCCACTGCCAACGCGCACCGCCGTGTGGGATTTTGTTGTGCAGGAAGCCGAAGGCGACGCCTACCGACAGGAAGTCCTGAAGGCCTTCCAGGAAGCTGCGGAGCACGCTTTCCCGGTCCCGCAGACACCGTCCTGGATCGAGATCTCCAACGCTGTCTATCCTGAGCTTCAGGCCGCCATTCTCGGCGACAAGTCGTCCAAGGAAGCACTGGATTCGGCTGCCGAAAAGGCAACCGAGATCCTTGAAGACGCCGGCGAGCTTTAGAAAACTCTTCCAGGAACGGGAGGCCTCATGGCCTCCCCACCTCAACGGCGCGTGGCGAAGACGCGCCGTCCTTTTCCGACGCATGCAAGGACGCGACATGAAAAGCTGGCGGCTTCCGGCCCCTTTCCTGCTCCTTCTCCCGACATTCATCGTGCTGGCGGCGGTGGTGGTGATCCCGCTCTTGCTGTCGCTCTATTCGAGCTTCACGCCCTTCCGGCTTACGCGACCGGATTCCATCTGGAATTTCATCGGGCTTCGCAACTATGAGCGGCTCATCACGGATTGGGAGTTCTGGGTGGCCTTCGGGCGCACCGTACTTCTGCTGACGATTGCGCTCAATCTTGAGATGGTGCTCGGTCTTGGCCTTGCCATGCTGGTTGAGAAGGCGACGCGGGGACAGCGTATCCTGCGCACGATCATGATGTTCCCCATGATGTTCTCGCCGATCCTGGTGGGCTTTCAGTTCAAATTCATGTTCAACGACAATGTCGGGCTCGTGAACAACGCGCTGCAGTCGCTTGGACTGACCGATCGCGCCATACCCTGGCTCATCGACGGACAACTCGCCTTCTTCTCGATCCTCGTCGCTGAAGTCTGGTCGTCCACTGCGGTTTTTGCGATCTTCATCCTCTCGGGTCTGATGGCCATGCCGCGGGAGCCGGTGGAAGCAGCCCGCGTGGATGGCTGCACGCCATGGCAGACATTCCGCTATGTCACCTGGCCCTTCATCATGCCCTTCGCCTTCATCGCCATGACAATCCGTTCGCTGGATATCGCGCGCGCCTATGACATCGTGAAGATCATGACCGATGGCGGACCGGCCAAGCGGACCGAGATACTTTGGACGCTGATCGCACGCACCGGCTATTCGGATGCTCGAATGGGTCTTGCCAATGCGATGGCCTATTTCGCGATCTTCCTGTCCATCCTGTTCACGGTGATCTTCTTCCGCAAGCTGGCACAGGCCCGCAACCAGATCGGAGCGGAGTGGTAATCATGGATAGAAATGCTTCACACCGCCTCAAGCGCTCCTTCCTGAAGGCGGGACATCTCATCGGCCTTTTCCTGGCCATGGCCATAATCTGCCTGCCCGGCTTCTGGATCGTTCTGTCGTCCCTGCGCCCCACGGTCGAGATCATGGCAAAACCGCCGGTCTGGATTCCGCGCGAACTCTCCTTCGACGCCTATGTCGCCATGTTCTCCGGCGTCGGTCAGGGCGGCATTCCCGTCATCGAGTATTTCCGCAACTCGCTGGTGATCTCGGTGACTTCCACGGTGATCGCACTCGCCGTCGGCATGGCGGGCGGTTACGCCTTCGCGCGCTATCGCTTCCGCTTCAAGTCGTCGATCTTTCTGGGCTTCATGCTCACGCGCACGGTGCCGGGCATCGCGCTCTCGCTGCCGTTGTTCTACGTCTATGCCAAGCTTGGCATCATCGACACGCATTTCGGCCTGATCATGGCCTATGTGGCCCTAAATGTGCCCTTCACCGTTTGGCTGATCGATGGCTTCTTCAGGCAGGTACCGAAGGATCTGGCGGAGGCTGCCCAGATCGACGGATGCACGCGCTGGCAGGCTTTCTGGCAGGTGGAGTTCCCGCTCGCCAGACCGGGAATCGCATCGGCAGGCATTTTCGCCTTCCTCATTTCCTGGAATGAATTCGCGCTCGCCTCACAGCTTACCCGCTCGACCGACTCAAAGACCTTGCCGGTGGGTCTTCTCGACTACACGGCGGAGTTCACGATTGACTGGCGCGGCATGTGCGCGCTTGCGGTCGTCATGATCATTCCGGCCCTCACACTCACCTTTATCGTCCAGAAACACCTCGTTTCCGGCCTCACCTCCGGCGCGGTGAAAGGATAAGACAATGGCTCCCGTTACACTCAACAAGCTCGTCAAGCGCTACGGCGCAACCCAGGTCGTGCATGGCATCGAACTCGATGTCAGCGACGGCGAGTTCGTGGCCCTTGTCGGCCCCTCCGGATGCGGAAAATCCACGACGCTGCGCATGATTGCGGGGCTGGAGGACATCTCCGACGGCGAGATCCGCATCGGCGGCGATGTGGTCAACGACCTGCCACCGCGCGATCGCAACATCTCGATGGTGTTCCAGTCCTACGCGCTCTACCCGCATATGACGGTGGCGGAAAATATGGGCTTCTCGCTCAAGATCGCCGGCAAAGACCAGAACGAAATCAAGGCGCGTGTGGCGGAGGCCGCCAAAACGCTTGATCTGGAGGAACTGCTTGAACGACGTCCATCGCAGCTTTCCGGCGGTCAGCGCCAGCGGGTTGCCATGGGACGTGCCATCGTGCGCAGTCCGGAAGTCTTTCTTTTCGACGAGCCGCTGTCCAATCTGGACGCAAAGCTGCGCACACAGATGCGCACCGAGATCAAGAAGCTTCATGCCAAGCTGCAGTCCACCGTGATCTATGTGACCCATGATCAGGTGGAAGCCATGACCCTGGCCGACCGCATCGTCATCATGCGCGGCGGCAATATCGAGCAGGTGGGCACGCCCGAAGAAGTGTTCCACCGTCCCGCTTCGCAATTTGTGGCAGGCTTCATCGGCTCCCCGCCCATGAATCTGCGTCCTGCGTCCGTACAGGACGGGAAGCTGGTCTTTGCCTCTGGCGAAACATTGCCGATCCCCGCTCATCTCAAAGCCAATGTAAGGGCCGGGCAGGAAGTGGTTTTCGGTCTGCGGCCGGACGATATCTACCCGACCGGCCACGGTATTCATTCCGGTGAGGCCCATGAGGTTCACCAGATGAGGTGCACCGTCTCCATTACCGAGCCGCTTGGCAATGAAACCCTGGTCTTCGCCGGCTTTGATGGCGTGGAGCTGGTGTCGCGCATGCTCAATCCCCGCCCCCTGAAGCGCGGTGAAGAGGCCGAATTCTCCTTTGACCTTTCACAGGCCCATCTCTTCGACGCCGCGACCGGCAGAAGCGTGAGAACCTGAACATGGCAAGGATCGAGAAAGTCGAACTGCGCATGGTGGACCTTGTCCCCAAGGTTCAGCGCACCGATGCCATCCAGAGCTTTGTCAGCCAGGAAACGCCCATCGTCACCATTACCGATTCCGATGGCGCGGTGGGCACGGGCTATTCCTACACGATCGGCACAGGCGGCTCTTCCGTCATGCGCCTTCTGGCTGATCATCTGGCCCCACGCCTGATCGGGCGCGATGCCGACTGCATCGAGGCTATCTGGCACGAGCTGGAATTCGCCACTCACGCAACGACAATCGGTGCGATTACCGCCATTGCACTGGCTGCAATCGACACCGCCTTGTGGGATCTGCGGGCGAAGAAGCAGAAGCTGCCGCTGTGGAAACTGGCCGGTGGCGCACGTGACCGCGCACCGCTTTACACGACCGAAGGAGGATGGCTGCATATCGAGACCGAAGCGCTCGTGGAGGATGCGCTGCAGGCAAAGGCACAGGGCTTTACCGGCTCCAAAGTCAAGATCGGCAAGCCGACCGGCTCGGAAGACTTCCGCCGCCTGGAAGCCGTTCGTGAGGCCGTCGGTGACGACTACGAGATCATGACCGACTGCAATCAGGGTCTGAGCGTCGATGAAGCGATCCGCCGCGCCGAACGGCTGCGCCCGCTCGATCTGGCATGGCTCGAAGAGCCTCTGCCAGCCGATGACATCGACGGCCATATTCGCCTCAGCCGTTCGACCTCCACGCCGATTGCCGTTGGGGAATCGCTCTACTCGATCCGCCATTTCCGCGAATATATGGCCAAGGGTGCCTGTTCCATCGTGCAGGTTGATGTGGGGCGCATCGGTGGCATCACGCCCTGGCTCAAGGTCGCGCATGCGGCGGAAGCATTCGACATTCCCATCTGCCCGCATTTCCTGATGGAGTTGCATGTCAGCCTTGTCTGTGCCGTGCCCAATGGACGCTATGTCGAGTATATCCCGCAGCTCGACGAGATCACCTCCACCGGCATGAAGGTGGAGAACGGTTTCGCCGTCGCACCCATGGAGCCCGGCATCGGTATCGACTGGGACGAGGACGTGCTGAAGGATCGTGCGATCGGCGAATTCACCACCACGGTCACGCAAGCTGGAGGCTGAGATGGAACGCATGGGAATGGTGATCGGGCTCAACGCCGGGAAGGTCGCCGAATACAAGAAGCTTCACGCGGAAGTTTGGCCGGATGTTCTGGCGATGATTTCCGAATGCAACATCAGGAACTATTCGATCTTCCTGAAGGAGCCGGAGAACCTGCTCTTCGGCTATTGGGAGTATCACGGCACCGACTTCGCCGCCGACGCCGCTAAGATGGCCGCCGACCCCACCACGCAGAAGTGGTGGGACGTATGCATGCCCTGCCAGAAGCCTCTCGATACGCGCAAGGAGGGGGAATGGTGGGCCATGATGGATGAAGTGTTCCATCATGACTGAGTTCGACCCAGGCGCTCTCGCCCAGTCCTGGCCGCTGCCGAAAAGCCCGCGTCCGATCGTCACCTTCGGTGCGGGGTCCATTGTCGGAGACGCGCATTATCCTGCCTATCGCAAGGGCGGCTTCCCGATTGCCGGCCTCTATGATCCGGATCGGGAAAAGGCAGGGAAGCTGGGCGAGCGCTGGAATGTGCAAGCCTTTGCCAGTGCCGAGGAAGCGGCCTCGGTCGAAGGCGCGGTCTTTGATCTCGCCACGCCGCCTTCCCGTCATAGTGATGTTCTGAAAGTCCTGCCGGAGGGAGCGGCAGTGCTGATCCAGAAGCCCATGGGCAGCGATCTGCAGGAAGCAACCCGCATCCTCGAAATCTGTCGAGACAGGAAACTGAAGGCCGCCGTCAATTTCCAGCTTCGCTTCGCACCCATGATGCTGGCGCTGAAAGATGCGGTCGCAAAGGGTTGGCTGGGCGAAGTGGTCGATTTCGATGCCTGGCTTGCGCTTGCAACACCTTGGCAGCTCTGGCCGTTCCTGAAAGGCTTGCCGCGCATCGAAATCGCCATGCACTCCATCCATTATCTGGATCTGGTTCGCCAGCTTCTCGGCGATCCTCGGGGCATCCACGCAAAGAGTATCGGACATCCCAACCACGATGTGGCGCAGACCCGTACCAGTGCCATTCTCGACTATGGCGACACCGTCCGCTGTGCGCTCTCGATCAACCATGATCACGATTTCGGTCGCAGGCACCAGGCCTGCGAATTCCGCATCTGCGGCACCCAGGGCGCGGCCTATGTGCAGCTTGGCGTCAATCTCGATTATCCGCATGGCGAGCCGGATGTACTGCAAATCCGCCCGCGCGGGGCTGACAACTGGATCGACGTCCCTCTCGAGGGCACCTGGTTCCCCGATGCCTTTGTCGGACGCATGGCCAATCTGCAGCGCTTTGCCAGCGGCGAGGATGGCGAACTTGTCAGTTCCGTCGAGGACGCCTGGAAGACAATGGCGCTCGTCGAGGCCGCCTACCGCTCCAGCGCCCAGCCTGCCACATCGATCCCGGAGATACCCTGATGGAAGTCACCACCTATTTCGAGGAATACGAGATCGGCTCCAAGCGCATGAGCTTCGGTCGCACGATCACCGAAACCGACTTTGTTGTTCATGCCGGGCATACGGGCGACTTTTTCCCCCATCACATGGATGCGGAGTTCATGAAGAAATCCGAATTTGGCGGACGCATCGCCCATGGCACGATGATCTTCGCCATCGGGATAGGCCTGACCGCCAATGTTATCAATCCAGTGGCCTTCTCCTATGGCTATGACCGCCTGCGCTTCGTAAAACCCGTATTCATCGGCGACACGATCCGCACCCGGACCACCATTTCGGAAAAGCTGGACGATCCCAGGCGCCCGCAGATGGGCCGCGTGGTGGAGCGTGTCGAAGTGCTAAACCAGAAGGACGAGGTCGTGCTCGTCTGCGATCATATCTACGTGGTGGAGCGCCGCGAAGCGGCTGCCTGAGGGAGTTGAATAATGACATTGAACAACAAGACCGTCCTGATCACGGCTGCGGCGCAGGGCATCGGAAAGGCAAGCGCCTTGGCCTTCGCGAACGCTGGCGCTCGCGTCATCGCAACCGACGTCAACGAAGCTGCGCTGAAGGGTCTGGATGGCACGCAGAATGTCGAAACGCGCCGGCTCGACGTGCTCGAAGATGCGGCAGTGAAGGCGCTTGTGGACGAAATCGGTCAGGTGGATGTGCTGTTCAACTGCGCCGGCGTGGTCCATGGCGGCTCCATCCTCGAGATGAAGGACAGTGATCTGGAATTCGCCTTCGACCTCAATGTCAAAGCCATGATCCGCACCATCCGCGCGGTGCTGCCGGGCATGCTGGAGCGTGAAGACGGCGCCATCATCAACATGTCATCGGTCGCATCCAGCATGAAGGGTGTACCCAACCGTTTTGCCTATGGCACGACCAAGGCTGCCGTTATCGGTCTGACAAAGGCCGTCGCAGCCGATTATGTGGGCCAGGGCATCCGCTGCAACGCGATCTGCCCCGGCACCGTGGACAGCCCCTCCCTGCAGGAACGCCTGCGCGAAACCGGCGACTATGAAACCGCACGCAAGGCCTTCATCGCGCGCCAGCCCATCGGTCGCATCGGTACCGCCGAGGAAATCGCGGATCTCGCCGTCTATCTGGCGACAGCCACCTACACCACCGGCCAGGCCTACGCCATCGACGGCGGCTGGACGATCTGATCCCACACAAGAGAGAATGACATGAAACTGGTACGCTATGGCGCACCGGGCGCCGAAAAGCCCGGCCTGATCGATGCCGGGGGAACGCTTCGCGATCTCTCCGCGCATATCGGCGATGTGGCTGGTGAGGCACTTGCCCCTGAACGGCTCGCCGAACTGGCGAAACTCGATGCAGGCACCCTTCCCGCGGTCGAAGGCAATCCGCGATATGGCGCCTGCGTCTCCGGCACCGGCAAATTCATCTGCATCGGTCTCAACTATGCCGATCACGCCGAGGAATCCGGCATGGCCGTTCCTTCCGAACCGGTCATCTTCATGAAAGCCACCTCGGCCATTTGCGGCCCTAATGACGATGTCATCATTCCGCGCGATTCCAAGAAGACCGACTGGGAAGTCGAGCTTGGCGTGGTGATCGGCAAGACCGCGAAATATGTGAGCGAGGAAGAAGCGCTCGATTATGTCGCGGGATATTGCGTCTGCCACGACGTTTCCGAACGCGCTTTCCAGATCGAGCATCAGGGCCAGTGGACGAAAGGCAAATCGGCTGACACTTTCGGCCCCACCGGCCCATGGCTCGTAACCAAGGATGAAGTCGCCGATCCGCAGAATCTCGACATGTGGCTGAAGGTCAATGGCGAAACCATGCAGGACGGTTCAACCAGGACCATGGTCTACGGTGTCGCCCATCTCGTCTCCTATCTGTCGCGCTTCATGTCGCTGCGTCCCGGCGACATCATTTCCACCGGCACACCGCCTGGCGTCGGCATGGGCATGAAGCCCCCGCGCTATCTGAAGGCAGGCGATGTGGTCGAGTTGGGCATCGAGGGCCTTGGCAGCCAGAAACAGACCTGCGTCAACGACGCCTGAGACAAGAGGCAGCCTGTGACTCGCATTACCAATCTCAAGACCTTCGATCTGCGTTTCCCGACGTCGCAGTCGCTTGACGGCTCCGATGCGATGAATCCGGATCCCGACTATTCCGCCGCCTATGTGGTGCTGGAGACGGACGAGCCGGGGCTTGAGGGTCACGGGCTGACCTTCACGATCGGCCGCGGCAACGAGATTTGCTGCGCGGCCATCGAGGCCATGCACCATCTGGTCGTTGGACTGGAACTCGACTGGATCAGGCAGGATCCCGGCCGTTTCTGGCGCCATGTCACCGGCGACAGCCAGCTGCGCTGGATCGGCCCGGACAAGGGCGCGATGCATCTGGCAACGGGTGCGGTGGTCAATGCCGTCTGGGACCTATGGGCCAAGGCCGAGGGCAAGCCTGTATGGCGTCTGGTGGGCGACATGTCGCCTGAAGAGATCGTCGACATTGTCGATTTCCGCTATCTGACGGATGCCATCACCCGCGAGGAAGCGCTGGGTATCCTGAAAAGGGCCGAGGCCGGGAAGGCCGAGCGCATCGCCCAGCTCGAGGCGGAGGGCTATCCTTGCTACACCACCTCTGCGGGCTGGCTCGGTTATCCGGACGAGAAACTTCGCCGGCTCTGCCAGGAAGCCGTTGATGCCGGCTTCGATCATGTGAAACTGAAAGTCGGACGCGATCTTGAAGATGACAAACGGCGTCTGGCCATTGCGCGCGAGGTGCTCGGGCCTGACCGCTACCTCATGATCGATGCCAATCAGGTCTGGGAGGTCGGACAGGCGATCGACTGGCTGAAGGAGCTTTCATTCGCCAAGCCCTACTTCATCGAGGAGCCAACCAGCCCCGACGACATAGCCGGACACCGCAGGATCCGGGAAGCCGTTGCCCCGATGAAGGTCGCAACCGGCGAGATGTGCCAGAACCGCATCATGTTCAAGCAGTTCATCACCGGAGGCGCGATCGATGTGGTGCAGATCGATTCCTGCCGGATGGGCGGGCTCAACGAGGTTCTGGCGGTCTTGCTGATGGCGGCGAAATACGACCTTCCGATCTGGCCGCATGCGGGCGGCGTGGGTCTTTGCGAATATGTGCAGCATCTCTCCATGATCGACTTCATCGCGGTCTCGGGAACGAGAGAGGGTCGCGTCATCGAATATGTCGATCACCTGCACGAGCATTTCCTCGACCCGTGCGTGATCCGGAATGCAAGCTACATGCCACCAGAAATGCCTGGTTTCTCGATCCAGATGAAGCAGGCTTCCGTCGAGGCCTATCGCGTCGCCGACGGATGATTCTGCGGACCTGAGCGACAGACGGGCCGCCAACTTCTTCAGCGTGCCGGGCCCGTGCTGCTTTCGCGGCGCATCACTTCGAAACCGAGATCGACGACGCGCTCTTCGGGGCGGTCGTCCTCGATTGCGCGGATCAGCATGTCGATGCCCTCGCGCCCCATCCTTTCGCGATGCGTGCGCAGGCTGGTCAGGGAGGGACAGGCGGACGCCATCATCTCGAGATCATTGAACCCGCAGACGCCAAGCGCGTGCGGCACTGCGATATTGCGCCTTTGCGCTTCGAACAGAACGCCGAGCGCGATATCGTCATTGTTGCAGAAGACAGCATCCACGTCAGGCCTGCGGGAAACGAGTTCGCCGAACAACCAGCCGCCGAGGGTCACCGAAGATGAACGCGGCGTGGTGACGATCAGGTCGGCGTCTTCGCCCAGCCCGTATTGTTTCAGCGCGTCCTGATATCCCTGCAGGCGGCGCTGTGTGCGCGGGTCCATCCGCGCGCCCAGAAAGGCGATCCGCCGATAACCGGCTTCGGCCAGATGCGCGACCGCTGCCTTCGCTCCTTCGCGATGAGAAAATCCCACCATCATGTCCACGGGGTCGGGTCCAGTCTCCATGATCTGCACGACGGGGCAATTGGCGTTTTCCAGAATTGCGCGCGTGGCCGGCGACTGGTCGATGCCAGAGACGATGAGCCCCGCCGGTCGCTGGCTGAGAAAGATGCGTAGAAGGTTTTCTTCTTCCAGAACCGAATAGCGCGTATTGCCCAGCTGAAGGTGATAGCGCGTGCCATCAAGCGCGTCATAGATCCCGCGCAACACGTCCGAGAACACATTGTTGGTGACAGAGGGGATCAGCACGCCGATGACATTGGTGTGGCGCGAGGCAAGTGCTCGGGCGGCCATGTCGGGTGCATAGCCAAGCTTGCGCACGGCGGCATCGATGCGCTCCATCGTTGCCTTCGACACCTGCTCCGGATCGCGCAGCGCGCGTGATACCGTGATAGCGCTGACATCGGCCTCACGTGCCACTTCCGCAAGCGTCACACGCCCTGATCTTCTGGCCTTGCGCATCTCTTCTCCTCGCCCGCGCCTGTCATAGTTGGCGAAATAGTGATTGACAATGTTAGCGCTAACATGATGTATCACCCGCCGGAGGAGAAAGTCCCAGTGCCAGAACAGACATCCATGACCGATCGGCTTGAAAACCCGGCGCTCAACGGCCCGCGCTACATCATTTTCATGGGTGTATGCGGTGTCGGCAAAAGCACCGTCGCCAAGGCCGTGGCCGATGCGCTTCCCGCACGCTTTCTGGAAGCTGAC
This genomic window from Nitratireductor basaltis contains:
- a CDS encoding ABC transporter substrate-binding protein; amino-acid sequence: MKHLLTGVSAGVLALVASASIAQELPGKFDGVTIDAKLIGGQQYEALYARIAEWEEATGAKVNVVSKKNHFELDKEIKSDIATGTLSWCVGSNHSSFAPQYPGIYADLNALLPEDEIAAFVPANISASTLDGKLVMLPRAQFDVSALYYQKSLYEDEAKAAEFKEKYGYDLTPPDTWEEVADQAEFFANPPDFYGTQYAGKEEAINGRFYELLVAEGGEYLNADGEPAFNSEAGVRALDWFVNLYKAKAVPAGTTNYLWDDLGQGFASGTVALNLDWPGWAAFFNDPQSSKVAGNVGVKVQPKGSSGTRTGWSGHHGFSVTENCDSKEAAASLVWFLTNEDSQKLEAAAGPLPTRTAVWDFVVQEAEGDAYRQEVLKAFQEAAEHAFPVPQTPSWIEISNAVYPELQAAILGDKSSKEALDSAAEKATEILEDAGEL
- a CDS encoding carbohydrate ABC transporter permease, producing the protein MKSWRLPAPFLLLLPTFIVLAAVVVIPLLLSLYSSFTPFRLTRPDSIWNFIGLRNYERLITDWEFWVAFGRTVLLLTIALNLEMVLGLGLAMLVEKATRGQRILRTIMMFPMMFSPILVGFQFKFMFNDNVGLVNNALQSLGLTDRAIPWLIDGQLAFFSILVAEVWSSTAVFAIFILSGLMAMPREPVEAARVDGCTPWQTFRYVTWPFIMPFAFIAMTIRSLDIARAYDIVKIMTDGGPAKRTEILWTLIARTGYSDARMGLANAMAYFAIFLSILFTVIFFRKLAQARNQIGAEW
- a CDS encoding carbohydrate ABC transporter permease, encoding MDRNASHRLKRSFLKAGHLIGLFLAMAIICLPGFWIVLSSLRPTVEIMAKPPVWIPRELSFDAYVAMFSGVGQGGIPVIEYFRNSLVISVTSTVIALAVGMAGGYAFARYRFRFKSSIFLGFMLTRTVPGIALSLPLFYVYAKLGIIDTHFGLIMAYVALNVPFTVWLIDGFFRQVPKDLAEAAQIDGCTRWQAFWQVEFPLARPGIASAGIFAFLISWNEFALASQLTRSTDSKTLPVGLLDYTAEFTIDWRGMCALAVVMIIPALTLTFIVQKHLVSGLTSGAVKG
- a CDS encoding ABC transporter ATP-binding protein, which encodes MAPVTLNKLVKRYGATQVVHGIELDVSDGEFVALVGPSGCGKSTTLRMIAGLEDISDGEIRIGGDVVNDLPPRDRNISMVFQSYALYPHMTVAENMGFSLKIAGKDQNEIKARVAEAAKTLDLEELLERRPSQLSGGQRQRVAMGRAIVRSPEVFLFDEPLSNLDAKLRTQMRTEIKKLHAKLQSTVIYVTHDQVEAMTLADRIVIMRGGNIEQVGTPEEVFHRPASQFVAGFIGSPPMNLRPASVQDGKLVFASGETLPIPAHLKANVRAGQEVVFGLRPDDIYPTGHGIHSGEAHEVHQMRCTVSITEPLGNETLVFAGFDGVELVSRMLNPRPLKRGEEAEFSFDLSQAHLFDAATGRSVRT
- a CDS encoding mandelate racemase/muconate lactonizing enzyme family protein, encoding MARIEKVELRMVDLVPKVQRTDAIQSFVSQETPIVTITDSDGAVGTGYSYTIGTGGSSVMRLLADHLAPRLIGRDADCIEAIWHELEFATHATTIGAITAIALAAIDTALWDLRAKKQKLPLWKLAGGARDRAPLYTTEGGWLHIETEALVEDALQAKAQGFTGSKVKIGKPTGSEDFRRLEAVREAVGDDYEIMTDCNQGLSVDEAIRRAERLRPLDLAWLEEPLPADDIDGHIRLSRSTSTPIAVGESLYSIRHFREYMAKGACSIVQVDVGRIGGITPWLKVAHAAEAFDIPICPHFLMELHVSLVCAVPNGRYVEYIPQLDEITSTGMKVENGFAVAPMEPGIGIDWDEDVLKDRAIGEFTTTVTQAGG
- a CDS encoding L-rhamnose mutarotase; this translates as MERMGMVIGLNAGKVAEYKKLHAEVWPDVLAMISECNIRNYSIFLKEPENLLFGYWEYHGTDFAADAAKMAADPTTQKWWDVCMPCQKPLDTRKEGEWWAMMDEVFHHD
- a CDS encoding Gfo/Idh/MocA family protein, coding for MTEFDPGALAQSWPLPKSPRPIVTFGAGSIVGDAHYPAYRKGGFPIAGLYDPDREKAGKLGERWNVQAFASAEEAASVEGAVFDLATPPSRHSDVLKVLPEGAAVLIQKPMGSDLQEATRILEICRDRKLKAAVNFQLRFAPMMLALKDAVAKGWLGEVVDFDAWLALATPWQLWPFLKGLPRIEIAMHSIHYLDLVRQLLGDPRGIHAKSIGHPNHDVAQTRTSAILDYGDTVRCALSINHDHDFGRRHQACEFRICGTQGAAYVQLGVNLDYPHGEPDVLQIRPRGADNWIDVPLEGTWFPDAFVGRMANLQRFASGEDGELVSSVEDAWKTMALVEAAYRSSAQPATSIPEIP
- a CDS encoding MaoC family dehydratase — translated: MEVTTYFEEYEIGSKRMSFGRTITETDFVVHAGHTGDFFPHHMDAEFMKKSEFGGRIAHGTMIFAIGIGLTANVINPVAFSYGYDRLRFVKPVFIGDTIRTRTTISEKLDDPRRPQMGRVVERVEVLNQKDEVVLVCDHIYVVERREAAA
- a CDS encoding SDR family oxidoreductase, with translation MTLNNKTVLITAAAQGIGKASALAFANAGARVIATDVNEAALKGLDGTQNVETRRLDVLEDAAVKALVDEIGQVDVLFNCAGVVHGGSILEMKDSDLEFAFDLNVKAMIRTIRAVLPGMLEREDGAIINMSSVASSMKGVPNRFAYGTTKAAVIGLTKAVAADYVGQGIRCNAICPGTVDSPSLQERLRETGDYETARKAFIARQPIGRIGTAEEIADLAVYLATATYTTGQAYAIDGGWTI
- a CDS encoding fumarylacetoacetate hydrolase family protein; this translates as MKLVRYGAPGAEKPGLIDAGGTLRDLSAHIGDVAGEALAPERLAELAKLDAGTLPAVEGNPRYGACVSGTGKFICIGLNYADHAEESGMAVPSEPVIFMKATSAICGPNDDVIIPRDSKKTDWEVELGVVIGKTAKYVSEEEALDYVAGYCVCHDVSERAFQIEHQGQWTKGKSADTFGPTGPWLVTKDEVADPQNLDMWLKVNGETMQDGSTRTMVYGVAHLVSYLSRFMSLRPGDIISTGTPPGVGMGMKPPRYLKAGDVVELGIEGLGSQKQTCVNDA
- a CDS encoding L-fuconate dehydratase produces the protein MTRITNLKTFDLRFPTSQSLDGSDAMNPDPDYSAAYVVLETDEPGLEGHGLTFTIGRGNEICCAAIEAMHHLVVGLELDWIRQDPGRFWRHVTGDSQLRWIGPDKGAMHLATGAVVNAVWDLWAKAEGKPVWRLVGDMSPEEIVDIVDFRYLTDAITREEALGILKRAEAGKAERIAQLEAEGYPCYTTSAGWLGYPDEKLRRLCQEAVDAGFDHVKLKVGRDLEDDKRRLAIAREVLGPDRYLMIDANQVWEVGQAIDWLKELSFAKPYFIEEPTSPDDIAGHRRIREAVAPMKVATGEMCQNRIMFKQFITGGAIDVVQIDSCRMGGLNEVLAVLLMAAKYDLPIWPHAGGVGLCEYVQHLSMIDFIAVSGTREGRVIEYVDHLHEHFLDPCVIRNASYMPPEMPGFSIQMKQASVEAYRVADG
- a CDS encoding LacI family DNA-binding transcriptional regulator, which encodes MRKARRSGRVTLAEVAREADVSAITVSRALRDPEQVSKATMERIDAAVRKLGYAPDMAARALASRHTNVIGVLIPSVTNNVFSDVLRGIYDALDGTRYHLQLGNTRYSVLEEENLLRIFLSQRPAGLIVSGIDQSPATRAILENANCPVVQIMETGPDPVDMMVGFSHREGAKAAVAHLAEAGYRRIAFLGARMDPRTQRRLQGYQDALKQYGLGEDADLIVTTPRSSSVTLGGWLFGELVSRRPDVDAVFCNNDDIALGVLFEAQRRNIAVPHALGVCGFNDLEMMASACPSLTSLRTHRERMGREGIDMLIRAIEDDRPEERVVDLGFEVMRRESSTGPAR